Proteins encoded in a region of the Acidobacteriota bacterium genome:
- the aroA gene encoding 3-phosphoshikimate 1-carboxyvinyltransferase: MEKTIGKAKRLGGNITVPGDKSISHRAGMLAAIALGTTRISNFSASEDCGSTLECLAGLGVDIARSGGEVVITGRPEGFDAPAVDLDCGNSGTTMRLMAGLLTGLGVEATLTGDASLRSRPMGRIIAPLEKMGAAIESSGGKAPLGLVGGRNLAGIEYELPVASAQVKSCVLLAGLNADGATKVIEPTSTRDHTERMLRGFGADLEITELDSVRRITVRGDSRLKATDLTIPGDVSSAAFFLVAAAILPGSDVTIRDVGQNPTRSAILDVLKAYCVDLQITNERISGGEPIGDIRVRSEGVPARPDVYTISGETVANLIDEVPILAVLGALSEGGLEIRDAGELRVKESDRIASIVKNLRAMGADIEEFEDGFRVEKSELKGGRVDSFGDHRIAMAFAVAALAAEGETAIENAECAAVSFPDFYAVLASITE; encoded by the coding sequence ATGGAAAAAACGATCGGCAAGGCAAAACGGCTGGGCGGGAACATCACGGTTCCGGGCGATAAATCGATATCGCACCGGGCCGGAATGCTCGCCGCGATTGCTTTGGGAACTACACGGATAAGTAACTTTTCCGCAAGCGAGGATTGTGGTTCAACGCTCGAATGTCTTGCGGGGCTTGGCGTTGATATTGCTCGCAGCGGCGGCGAGGTCGTGATAACGGGCCGCCCCGAAGGCTTCGACGCGCCTGCCGTGGATCTCGATTGCGGCAATAGCGGAACGACGATGCGGCTGATGGCGGGTTTGCTTACGGGGCTCGGGGTCGAGGCGACATTGACGGGCGACGCGTCGCTCAGGTCGCGGCCGATGGGGCGAATCATTGCACCGCTCGAAAAGATGGGTGCGGCGATCGAGTCGAGCGGCGGCAAAGCTCCGTTGGGTCTCGTCGGCGGGCGGAACCTCGCCGGAATCGAATATGAACTTCCGGTCGCATCCGCACAGGTGAAGTCTTGTGTGCTTCTTGCGGGCCTAAATGCCGATGGCGCGACTAAAGTCATCGAGCCGACGTCGACCCGCGACCACACCGAGCGGATGCTTCGTGGCTTTGGTGCCGATTTAGAGATAACAGAGCTCGACAGCGTCCGAAGGATCACCGTCCGCGGCGACTCGCGATTGAAGGCCACGGACCTGACCATTCCCGGCGATGTCTCATCTGCCGCCTTCTTTTTGGTGGCGGCGGCGATTCTGCCGGGTTCGGACGTGACCATTCGCGATGTCGGGCAAAATCCGACGCGTTCGGCGATCCTTGACGTTCTCAAAGCCTACTGCGTTGATCTACAGATCACGAATGAACGCATCTCCGGTGGCGAGCCGATCGGTGATATTCGTGTGCGCTCGGAGGGAGTTCCGGCAAGACCGGATGTATACACTATCTCTGGTGAAACGGTCGCGAACCTGATCGACGAAGTGCCGATCCTTGCGGTACTCGGCGCATTGTCCGAAGGCGGGCTCGAGATCCGCGACGCGGGCGAGCTTCGCGTAAAGGAATCAGACCGCATTGCGAGCATCGTGAAGAACCTGCGGGCGATGGGAGCGGATATTGAGGAATTCGAGGACGGCTTTCGTGTTGAGAAAAGTGAGTTGAAAGGCGGGCGGGTTGATTCCTTTGGCGACCACCGGATCGCGATGGCATTTGCCGTTGCGGCTCTCGCGGCCGAGGGAGAGACGGCGATAGAGAACGCCGAATGTGCGGCCGTCTCGTTCCCCGATTTCTATGCTGTGCTTGCGTCGATCACCGAATGA